A region from the Geobacter benzoatilyticus genome encodes:
- a CDS encoding TIGR00282 family metallophosphoesterase, translating to MPVKILFIGDIVGAPGREAVARDLHRLIDRYRIDLVVANGENAAGGFGITEDKAMELYSLGIDVLTSGNHVWDKKESYQFIQREDRLVRPANYPPGTKGRGSTIVKTAGGVSVGILNLEGRVFMNSLDCPFRTADKEIEQLKEQTNIIFVDFHAEATSEKVALGWHLDGRVSVVVGTHTHVQTADERILPGGTAYITDAGMTGSSDSVIGVKKELAIGRFLTQMPIRFEVAKKDIRLNGVVVAIDEMSGSAVSIERISLAC from the coding sequence ATGCCCGTTAAGATTCTCTTTATCGGCGATATTGTTGGTGCTCCAGGCCGTGAAGCCGTAGCCCGTGATCTTCATCGCCTCATTGACCGCTACAGGATTGATTTGGTTGTTGCCAATGGTGAAAATGCTGCGGGTGGGTTTGGGATTACCGAAGATAAGGCAATGGAGCTTTATTCGCTTGGAATAGATGTTTTAACAAGTGGAAATCACGTCTGGGACAAAAAGGAATCCTACCAGTTCATCCAACGGGAAGATCGTCTCGTGCGACCGGCCAACTATCCCCCGGGGACAAAGGGGAGAGGCAGCACCATTGTAAAGACGGCAGGAGGGGTCAGTGTCGGTATCCTCAATCTTGAAGGAAGGGTTTTCATGAACAGTCTTGATTGTCCCTTCCGTACTGCCGATAAAGAGATTGAGCAACTGAAAGAGCAGACAAATATCATATTTGTGGACTTCCACGCTGAAGCCACTTCTGAGAAGGTTGCTCTGGGCTGGCACCTGGATGGAAGAGTGAGTGTAGTTGTGGGTACCCATACCCATGTGCAAACAGCTGATGAGCGGATTCTTCCCGGTGGAACAGCCTATATTACCGATGCTGGAATGACGGGAAGTTCTGATTCGGTGATCGGCGTAAAAAAAGAGTTGGCCATAGGGCGATTCCTGACACAGATGCCGATACGCTTCGAGGTTGCCAAGAAGGACATTCGCCTCAATGGCGTTGTTGTTGCCATAGATGAGATGAGCGGTTCCGCTGTTTCGATAGAACGTATTTCACTTGCGTGTTAG
- a CDS encoding cell division protein ZapA translates to MKASHRISVLGKEITVKSAASSEHVREVEALVNRTIAEAQASVPVVGDPNVPVIIALMNLAESCLSLSRELDECKHSGNAGIQHLIQRIDNTLP, encoded by the coding sequence GTGAAGGCTTCGCACCGCATCAGTGTGCTTGGTAAGGAGATTACCGTTAAGAGCGCGGCCTCTTCCGAACATGTCCGGGAAGTTGAAGCGCTGGTTAATCGCACGATTGCTGAGGCCCAGGCATCGGTGCCTGTAGTCGGCGATCCCAATGTGCCTGTGATTATAGCGCTCATGAATCTGGCCGAATCATGCCTCTCTCTTTCACGGGAGCTTGATGAGTGCAAACATTCGGGCAACGCAGGCATTCAGCATCTCATTCAGCGTATTGACAACACTTTGCCTTGA
- the ftsY gene encoding signal recognition particle-docking protein FtsY yields the protein MAEEGKGFFKGLWKKITGDENPEEVTPALEEAAPALSDSDEATRERKPGLFERLRQGLSKTRDSFVGKIDRLVLGKKEIDADTLEELEEILITADIGVQTTVELIRTLEERLSRNELKDGAALRETLKEEIFKRLNNAAPPMAVDSASPFVIMVIGVNGVGKTTTIGKLAARFSREGKKVILAAGDTFRAAAAEQLEIWGERVGCDVVRHKEGADPSAVVYDGIKAAVARKADILIVDTAGRLHTKVNLMEELKKVYRIMGRELPGAPHETLLVLDAATGQNAISQAKLFKEAAHVTGIALTKLDGTAKGGIVAAICNEFRIPIRYIGVGEGVDDLRDFDPAEFVEALFQ from the coding sequence ATGGCGGAGGAAGGGAAAGGGTTCTTTAAGGGCCTGTGGAAAAAAATCACCGGAGATGAAAATCCTGAAGAGGTGACTCCCGCACTGGAAGAGGCCGCGCCGGCCCTGTCTGATAGCGACGAGGCGACCCGGGAGCGAAAACCCGGCCTGTTCGAGCGTTTGCGCCAGGGGCTCAGTAAGACCCGTGACAGTTTCGTGGGAAAGATCGACCGGCTTGTCCTCGGCAAGAAAGAGATCGATGCCGACACGCTGGAAGAGCTTGAGGAGATCCTCATCACAGCTGACATCGGTGTCCAGACCACAGTGGAACTTATCCGCACCCTCGAGGAGCGTCTTTCACGCAACGAGCTTAAAGACGGAGCCGCACTGCGTGAAACCCTCAAGGAGGAAATATTCAAGAGGTTGAACAATGCGGCGCCGCCTATGGCAGTAGATTCCGCTTCGCCCTTTGTTATCATGGTTATCGGTGTCAACGGTGTCGGCAAGACGACTACGATCGGCAAGCTTGCCGCTCGCTTCTCCCGTGAGGGGAAAAAAGTCATACTGGCCGCTGGAGACACGTTCCGTGCCGCGGCCGCCGAACAGCTTGAGATATGGGGTGAGCGGGTAGGCTGCGATGTGGTTCGCCATAAGGAGGGAGCCGATCCGTCGGCCGTGGTGTACGATGGTATCAAGGCCGCAGTGGCGCGCAAGGCCGATATCCTCATTGTGGATACGGCGGGACGGCTTCATACCAAAGTCAATCTGATGGAGGAACTCAAAAAAGTCTACCGCATCATGGGGCGCGAGCTCCCCGGCGCTCCCCACGAAACGCTTCTCGTGCTTGATGCCGCCACGGGCCAGAATGCCATTTCGCAGGCCAAGCTTTTCAAGGAAGCGGCCCACGTTACCGGCATCGCCCTGACAAAGCTGGACGGAACCGCTAAGGGAGGAATTGTCGCCGCTATCTGTAATGAGTTTCGGATTCCCATCAGATATATTGGCGTCGGCGAGGGGGTAGACGATCTGCGCGACTTCGATCCGGCCGAGTTCGTGGAGGCTCTCTTCCAATAA
- a CDS encoding roadblock/LC7 domain-containing protein encodes MSFKNILTDLVQSVPGATGAILADWEGEAVDCVATMDDYDLKIMAAHMGIILNRIKDLHGRIPGDPVSETTITMAGQRVVLAAVGDDYSLLLTLGRDAIPGRAMVRFRQVRDILVKEIY; translated from the coding sequence GTGTCATTTAAAAATATTCTGACTGATCTTGTCCAATCCGTTCCCGGGGCCACCGGGGCAATCCTCGCCGACTGGGAGGGTGAGGCGGTAGATTGCGTTGCCACCATGGATGACTATGATCTTAAAATAATGGCGGCTCATATGGGAATCATCCTGAACAGGATAAAAGATTTACACGGCCGTATTCCCGGCGATCCGGTAAGCGAGACGACCATTACCATGGCCGGTCAGCGCGTTGTCCTTGCGGCCGTAGGCGATGACTACAGCCTGCTGTTAACCCTCGGGCGCGATGCGATTCCCGGCCGCGCCATGGTCAGGTTCAGGCAGGTAAGGGATATTCTTGTGAAGGAGATTTATTGA
- the rny gene encoding ribonuclease Y: MKIEIAIFLILAAGGLGYFLGNVLRKRLSDTLVNKAEDLASKIVEDAKREAETITKEAELKAKDEVYQAKAEAEREAKEKRKDLQALEKRLQQKEENLDKKMNLFDQRDADQVKKDQLLQSREQGLAQKEEKLDSLIAEQREKLETISGLSSGDAKKILMDTMESEAKLDAAKRIKVIEEEARETADKKSKEIIALAIQRYAGEYVAERSVSVVALPSDEMKGRIIGREGRNIRALEAATGIDLIIDDTPEAVILSGFNPVRREVAKIALEKLITDGRIHPGRIEEVVSKAEEEVEQTIKEAGDQAAFDLGVHGIHPEVLKLIGRLKYRTSYSQNVYQHSLEVAFLCGIMASELGINVKQAKRAGLLHDLGKAVDHEVEGSHAVIGAELARKYGESPKIVHAIMAHHEDEKPNTVLAVLVQAADALSGARPGARREMMETYVKRLDDLERIATSFTGVNNSFAIQAGREIRVMVSSDEVTDERAVVLAKDIAKKIEAEMTYPGQIKVNVIRETRAIEYAR, from the coding sequence TTGAAGATAGAAATCGCCATTTTTCTTATCCTGGCAGCCGGCGGGCTTGGTTACTTTCTCGGGAACGTGCTTCGAAAGCGGCTTTCGGACACTCTCGTTAACAAGGCTGAAGACCTTGCGTCAAAAATTGTCGAAGACGCTAAGCGCGAAGCAGAAACAATAACCAAGGAAGCGGAACTTAAGGCAAAAGATGAGGTCTACCAGGCCAAGGCAGAAGCAGAACGTGAAGCAAAGGAAAAGCGTAAAGACCTCCAGGCGCTGGAGAAGCGCCTTCAGCAGAAGGAAGAAAATCTTGACAAGAAGATGAACCTTTTTGATCAACGTGATGCGGACCAGGTGAAAAAGGATCAGTTGCTCCAAAGCCGGGAGCAAGGGCTTGCCCAGAAAGAAGAGAAACTCGACAGCCTAATAGCTGAACAGCGGGAGAAGCTGGAGACTATTTCCGGCCTGTCTTCCGGTGATGCCAAAAAAATCCTCATGGACACCATGGAGAGCGAGGCCAAACTCGATGCCGCCAAGCGGATCAAAGTCATCGAAGAGGAAGCCCGCGAAACGGCAGACAAAAAATCCAAGGAAATTATCGCCCTGGCAATTCAGCGGTATGCAGGCGAATACGTTGCCGAACGCTCCGTGTCGGTTGTGGCTCTCCCTTCCGATGAGATGAAGGGGCGGATAATTGGCCGCGAAGGTAGAAATATCAGAGCGCTTGAGGCGGCTACCGGGATTGACCTTATTATTGACGATACACCCGAGGCGGTAATTCTCTCCGGGTTCAACCCGGTTCGTCGTGAAGTGGCGAAAATCGCCCTGGAAAAACTCATTACCGATGGTCGCATTCACCCCGGCCGCATCGAAGAGGTTGTTTCGAAGGCTGAGGAAGAGGTTGAGCAGACCATTAAGGAAGCGGGAGACCAGGCTGCTTTCGACTTGGGAGTTCATGGCATTCATCCGGAAGTGCTGAAGCTTATCGGACGTCTCAAGTACCGTACCTCGTATAGCCAGAACGTTTACCAGCACTCGCTGGAGGTCGCTTTCCTCTGCGGAATCATGGCTTCAGAACTCGGTATCAACGTGAAACAGGCTAAGCGGGCCGGTCTTCTTCATGACCTCGGTAAAGCTGTCGATCATGAAGTCGAGGGTTCCCATGCAGTTATCGGTGCTGAGCTTGCCCGGAAATATGGGGAATCTCCCAAAATCGTTCATGCCATCATGGCCCATCATGAGGATGAGAAACCCAATACTGTTCTGGCCGTCCTCGTCCAGGCCGCCGATGCCCTGTCCGGTGCGCGTCCCGGTGCCAGACGCGAGATGATGGAAACGTACGTTAAGCGTCTTGATGATCTGGAGCGAATTGCCACATCGTTTACAGGTGTAAATAACTCATTTGCCATCCAAGCCGGGCGCGAAATAAGGGTTATGGTCTCCAGCGACGAAGTTACTGACGAAAGAGCGGTAGTTCTGGCGAAGGACATCGCAAAGAAAATTGAAGCAGAGATGACCTACCCTGGGCAGATAAAGGTGAATGTAATCAGGGAAACGCGGGCAATAGAGTATGCCCGTTAA
- the zapB gene encoding cell division protein ZapB, which translates to MDTELLANLEQRVETLVERYISLKQENNTLREENSRLLNERDAVKAKVDGILRKLEGI; encoded by the coding sequence ATGGACACTGAACTGCTTGCCAACCTTGAACAGCGTGTTGAAACTCTTGTTGAACGGTATATTTCTCTTAAACAGGAAAATAATACGCTTCGAGAGGAAAACAGCCGGCTTCTGAATGAGCGCGATGCTGTCAAGGCCAAGGTTGACGGCATCCTGAGGAAGCTTGAAGGGATTTGA
- the smc gene encoding chromosome segregation protein SMC — protein sequence MRIKRLDISGFKSFVDKVSLDFQQGITGIVGPNGCGKSNVVDAIRWVMGEQSAKNLRGKSMEDIIFGGSESRKPLGMAEVSMVFSVDDGRVPAKYLNYSEIQVTRRLYRDGESDYFLNKTPCRLMDITELFMDTGVGARAYSIIEQGKIGMLLHSKPEERRFIIEEAAGVTKFKAKKQVALKKIDLTRQNLLRIGDILAEIRRQLNSLQRQVKKAERFREYREELKQIEVASMVRRFIALDAAKEEVEEALRQHVSRADALSTDLERRELVLDERRLALLEREKSLADAQEGVFRIKGDIQRYESRVEFQRKELGGLERQQERLGTELTGLESRLAAAGEELKRLVEQSGAFAVEAAGEEDSLLLREKELEDMAAAERELVTGLEEVKRELFSLLAEVAQFNNQRTAASRRLEALAERVERNQREGVLLNERLVESTGRVAELEKIVAGLAGEKAGHEELLPLLARREAELRERLAELDHDVAARRDELSRKSSRLHSLQELESQFAGYGEGVRNLLLAERFRGRFGGVVADFVETSPEFEAALETVLAERLQYVVCPSVADALNAVAFLRESGGGRCALVAGNPAPPGNGPAPEGAVPLLSRITIAAGQEEVVAPLLSDAYLVNDLETACNLARRYPQGTFVTSEGDVAFGGGVVSGGSAEGAGSGLVHKKREIRELTGEVEHLSAVVRDLEASRDQARRERADVEDELRDVRQKLHQADIQLVNSEKDLLRAREEVQRIEERISVADMENDQLCEERESLESEIADADSRRIAREEKKGLLEAELERCQEMLIVRKREIDAARESVTSLKVRGAQLREKKEAAGRALKQTEELIADLQGRSAGHLDEQERCRQERERLVTLLAEGENELKSLLARHAEAEESSLALKGEFDGLTETLRGEEVAIRELRSLAEQAKNAVSADRLKLSEQTMELNHLVTSLMEKYRLEMQPLLPEYAGQTHEEEPVAERQAELARLIDEMGEVNLTAIEEYRELDERSTFLAGQKADLEESLHSLQQAIQRINRTTRKRFLETFNLVNEKFMEVFPRLFCGGRAELRLTNEEDLLETGIDIIVQPPGKKLQNVTLLSGGEKALTAVALVFSIFLIKPSPFCLLDEVDAPLDDANIGRFNDMVREMSEISQFIIITHNKATMAVADTLYGVTMEEPGVSKIVSVKLN from the coding sequence ATGAGAATCAAACGCCTTGACATATCCGGCTTCAAGTCGTTCGTCGACAAGGTCTCCCTCGACTTTCAGCAAGGGATCACCGGTATCGTCGGTCCTAACGGCTGTGGTAAATCCAACGTGGTTGACGCCATCCGCTGGGTAATGGGGGAGCAGTCCGCAAAGAACCTCCGCGGCAAGTCGATGGAGGACATCATCTTCGGCGGGAGCGAGTCCCGCAAGCCCCTCGGCATGGCCGAGGTTTCCATGGTCTTTTCCGTCGATGACGGACGGGTCCCCGCAAAATACCTGAACTACAGCGAGATCCAGGTGACGCGGCGCCTCTACCGGGATGGCGAGAGCGACTACTTCCTTAACAAGACTCCCTGCAGGCTCATGGATATCACCGAGCTTTTCATGGACACCGGTGTCGGGGCCCGGGCGTATTCCATTATCGAGCAGGGAAAGATCGGGATGCTTCTTCACTCCAAGCCCGAGGAGCGGAGATTCATCATCGAGGAGGCTGCCGGAGTTACCAAATTCAAGGCCAAGAAGCAGGTGGCCCTGAAAAAGATTGATCTCACCCGGCAGAATCTCCTGCGCATCGGCGACATCCTGGCCGAGATCCGTCGCCAGCTGAACTCGCTTCAGCGCCAGGTGAAAAAGGCGGAGCGATTCAGAGAATACCGCGAGGAACTCAAGCAGATCGAGGTGGCATCCATGGTGAGGCGATTTATCGCCCTCGATGCCGCAAAGGAAGAGGTTGAGGAAGCCCTGCGCCAGCACGTTTCCAGGGCTGATGCGCTATCGACGGACTTGGAGCGCCGTGAACTGGTGCTGGATGAAAGGCGTCTGGCCCTTCTGGAACGGGAAAAATCTCTGGCCGATGCACAGGAGGGGGTGTTCCGGATCAAGGGTGACATCCAGCGATATGAGAGCAGGGTTGAGTTCCAGCGCAAAGAACTTGGCGGGCTGGAGCGTCAGCAGGAGCGCCTTGGAACGGAGCTCACGGGATTGGAGAGCCGGCTTGCCGCCGCAGGCGAAGAACTCAAGCGCCTGGTTGAGCAAAGCGGCGCTTTTGCCGTGGAGGCGGCGGGGGAAGAAGATTCGCTCCTTCTGCGTGAGAAGGAGCTGGAAGATATGGCCGCTGCCGAGAGGGAACTCGTCACCGGCCTTGAAGAGGTAAAGCGGGAACTTTTCTCTCTCCTTGCCGAGGTGGCCCAGTTCAATAATCAGCGCACGGCTGCCTCCCGGCGACTGGAAGCTCTTGCCGAACGGGTAGAGCGGAACCAGCGCGAGGGTGTTCTGCTGAACGAACGGCTCGTGGAGTCGACTGGCCGGGTCGCGGAACTTGAAAAGATCGTCGCCGGTCTTGCCGGTGAGAAGGCCGGGCATGAGGAGCTTCTTCCGCTGCTTGCGCGCCGTGAAGCCGAGCTTCGGGAGCGCCTTGCCGAGCTCGATCATGACGTTGCTGCCCGGCGTGACGAACTTAGCAGGAAATCGTCGCGGCTTCATTCGCTTCAGGAGTTGGAGTCCCAGTTCGCCGGCTACGGCGAGGGGGTCAGAAACCTGCTCCTGGCCGAACGGTTCAGGGGGCGCTTCGGTGGGGTCGTCGCCGATTTCGTGGAAACATCTCCCGAGTTTGAGGCCGCTCTTGAAACAGTGCTGGCCGAGCGGCTCCAGTACGTAGTCTGCCCCAGTGTTGCCGATGCTCTCAACGCCGTTGCCTTTCTCCGGGAGAGCGGCGGCGGCCGCTGCGCCCTTGTGGCGGGGAATCCTGCCCCCCCCGGCAACGGACCCGCCCCGGAGGGGGCCGTCCCGCTCCTGTCCCGCATTACCATTGCTGCCGGTCAAGAGGAAGTTGTCGCGCCACTGCTGTCGGATGCGTACCTTGTCAACGACCTTGAAACCGCCTGCAACCTTGCGCGCCGGTATCCCCAGGGCACGTTCGTCACTTCAGAGGGAGACGTGGCCTTTGGTGGAGGGGTGGTGAGCGGTGGCTCGGCAGAGGGTGCCGGCTCGGGGCTTGTCCACAAAAAGCGGGAGATCCGTGAACTTACCGGTGAAGTTGAGCATCTGTCAGCAGTGGTTCGCGATCTTGAGGCTTCACGGGATCAGGCCCGCCGGGAAAGGGCCGATGTTGAGGACGAGCTGCGTGATGTGCGCCAGAAACTCCACCAGGCCGACATTCAACTCGTTAATTCCGAGAAGGACCTTCTGCGGGCAAGGGAAGAGGTGCAGCGGATCGAGGAGCGTATCTCGGTTGCCGACATGGAGAATGACCAGCTCTGCGAGGAGCGCGAATCCCTCGAGAGCGAGATTGCCGACGCTGACAGCCGCAGGATTGCCCGTGAGGAGAAAAAGGGGCTGCTGGAGGCGGAGCTGGAACGCTGCCAGGAGATGCTCATTGTCAGGAAGCGGGAAATTGATGCGGCGCGCGAATCGGTCACCAGCCTGAAGGTCAGGGGGGCCCAGCTCCGTGAGAAGAAAGAGGCGGCCGGACGGGCATTGAAGCAGACAGAGGAGCTCATCGCCGACCTTCAGGGACGGAGCGCCGGACACCTTGATGAGCAGGAGCGTTGCCGCCAGGAGAGGGAGCGGCTTGTCACTCTCCTTGCCGAAGGGGAGAACGAGCTCAAATCTCTACTTGCCCGCCACGCCGAAGCCGAAGAATCCAGCCTGGCCCTTAAGGGTGAGTTCGATGGCCTGACTGAAACGCTCCGGGGCGAAGAGGTCGCTATCCGCGAGCTTCGTAGCCTTGCCGAACAGGCAAAAAACGCGGTTTCTGCGGATAGGCTCAAGCTGTCGGAGCAGACCATGGAACTCAATCACCTGGTTACGTCGCTCATGGAGAAATACCGGCTGGAGATGCAGCCCCTGTTGCCGGAGTACGCCGGGCAAACCCACGAAGAGGAACCTGTTGCCGAACGGCAGGCGGAGTTGGCCCGCCTCATCGACGAGATGGGAGAGGTGAACCTGACCGCAATCGAGGAGTACCGGGAGCTGGACGAGCGTTCCACCTTTCTTGCGGGGCAGAAAGCCGATCTGGAGGAATCGCTCCATTCGCTCCAACAGGCGATCCAGAGGATCAACCGCACCACGCGGAAGCGCTTCCTCGAAACCTTCAATCTGGTGAACGAAAAATTCATGGAGGTTTTCCCGCGCCTGTTCTGCGGCGGACGCGCCGAATTGAGGCTCACCAACGAAGAAGACCTTTTGGAAACCGGCATCGACATAATTGTCCAGCCGCCCGGCAAGAAACTCCAGAACGTGACCCTCCTTTCCGGTGGCGAGAAAGCCCTGACGGCCGTGGCGCTCGTATTTTCCATCTTCCTCATCAAGCCTTCCCCATTCTGCCTTCTCGACGAGGTGGACGCTCCCCTGGACGATGCCAACATCGGCCGGTTCAATGACATGGTGCGGGAGATGAGCGAAATATCCCAGTTCATCATCATTACTCACAACAAGGCAACCATGGCGGTTGCCGACACCCTTTACGGCGTTACCATGGAAGAGCCGGGGGTGTCGAAGATTGTCTCCGTTAAACTGAATTAG
- a CDS encoding 5-formyltetrahydrofolate cyclo-ligase: MLAQRRELSAEERKVSGDIIQQSFMAMPSFAKARIIALYSPVRGEVETQAVMMAALREGKIVLFPVVCGEQLSFISVAGPHDMTRGAFGISEPCHSGAAYSPDEADLIVIPGVAFDRFGKRVGFGKGYYDRALHALEGSGKLVGFCYDFQLVDEIVAEPHDVAVDTIITEKKVLNLRGYQ; encoded by the coding sequence ATGCTTGCGCAGCGCCGCGAGTTGTCTGCTGAGGAAAGAAAAGTTTCCGGGGACATTATTCAGCAGTCATTCATGGCAATGCCCTCCTTTGCAAAGGCACGCATCATTGCTCTCTATTCGCCGGTACGTGGTGAGGTGGAGACGCAGGCCGTCATGATGGCTGCTCTGAGGGAAGGCAAGATCGTCCTTTTTCCGGTTGTCTGTGGGGAGCAGCTTAGTTTCATCAGTGTTGCCGGTCCTCATGATATGACCAGGGGAGCTTTCGGAATAAGCGAGCCATGCCATAGCGGTGCGGCCTACTCACCCGATGAGGCCGACCTCATAGTAATCCCTGGAGTTGCCTTTGACCGGTTCGGGAAAAGGGTGGGGTTTGGAAAAGGATATTACGACAGGGCGCTGCATGCGCTTGAAGGCAGCGGTAAACTTGTCGGGTTCTGCTACGATTTTCAGCTGGTTGATGAAATTGTCGCAGAACCTCACGATGTAGCGGTCGATACCATCATTACCGAGAAGAAGGTTCTTAATCTTCGCGGTTATCAATAG